From Paenibacillus graminis, a single genomic window includes:
- the spo0A gene encoding sporulation transcription factor Spo0A — protein MQNIEVLLADDNREFTNLLAEYITEQEDMTVTGIAYNGEEVLQMLSEARKIPDVLILDIIMPHLDGLGVLERLRDMDLKPEPKIIMLTAFGQENITQRAVQLGASYYILKPFDMEVLANRVRQLVGTQGSMSTSSSMSNYSGSRSNNVVPLSKGKNLDANITSIIHEIGVPAHIKGYQYLREAITMVYNNIEILGAITKTLYQAIAEKFKTTPSRVERAIRHAIEVAWTRGNIDSISHLFGYTINISKSKPTNSEFIAMVADKLRIEHKVS, from the coding sequence GTGCAGAATATTGAAGTGTTGTTGGCCGATGACAACAGGGAGTTTACGAATTTGCTTGCCGAGTACATTACGGAACAAGAAGATATGACAGTAACGGGCATCGCCTACAATGGGGAAGAGGTGCTTCAAATGCTGAGCGAAGCCCGCAAAATTCCCGATGTACTTATTCTTGATATCATTATGCCGCACCTGGACGGTTTGGGTGTCCTGGAGCGCCTCCGCGATATGGATCTGAAGCCTGAACCCAAGATCATCATGCTAACCGCTTTTGGCCAGGAGAACATCACTCAGCGTGCTGTGCAGCTTGGCGCCTCTTATTATATTTTGAAGCCATTCGATATGGAGGTTCTGGCCAACCGCGTGCGTCAGCTCGTTGGAACACAGGGCAGTATGAGCACTTCCTCAAGCATGTCCAATTATTCGGGTTCCAGATCGAACAATGTAGTGCCGCTGTCCAAGGGCAAAAACCTGGATGCCAATATCACCTCAATCATTCATGAAATCGGTGTACCTGCACATATCAAGGGTTATCAATATCTGCGGGAAGCCATTACGATGGTGTATAACAACATCGAGATCCTGGGCGCCATCACCAAGACCCTGTATCAGGCCATCGCCGAGAAATTCAAGACAACACCATCACGTGTAGAGCGGGCTATCCGCCACGCTATCGAAGTCGCCTGGACCCGTGGCAACATTGACAGCATCAGCCACCTGTTCGGCTATACCATTAATATCTCCAAATCCAAGCCGACTAACTCAGAATTTATTGCCATGGTAGCTGACAAGCTGCGGATTGAGCATAAGGTTTCTTGA
- the spoIVB gene encoding SpoIVB peptidase: protein MKPNLRKLMPGLLFAFFLSLSGITGPSQSYASPQDNPPDQAVQGENRDLKVIPGGQTIGVKVKSAGVLVVGHHLIEVSQQSKLSPGEKSGLLPGDLMISIDGVKLDEVSKVARLVERAGKAREPLTIVFKRGGKEHTAKLTPAYDRNDKVWRLGLYIRDSAAGVGTLTFYAPEQGVYGALGHVITDMNTGTPIVVGSGHIVQSSVTSISKSQDGDPGEKRASFYKESQVLGNVESNTDFGIFGKMTRNPEHSLYQKPIPVAMSDEVKEGPAQILTVVDGQRVERFDVDIIHVAHQDTPATKGMVLRITDPRLIDKTGGIVQGMSGSPIVQNGRLIGAVTHVFVNDPKSGYGCFIEWMLRDSGVVGQQHIFPYNLKAV, encoded by the coding sequence TTGAAGCCGAACCTCAGGAAGTTAATGCCCGGCCTTTTATTTGCCTTTTTTCTCAGCTTATCGGGCATAACGGGACCTTCTCAGAGCTATGCCTCGCCTCAGGATAACCCGCCTGACCAGGCCGTTCAGGGAGAAAACCGGGATCTCAAGGTAATACCGGGGGGCCAGACGATTGGTGTAAAAGTGAAGTCCGCAGGCGTGCTTGTTGTTGGCCATCATCTGATTGAAGTATCGCAGCAGTCCAAGCTTTCACCCGGCGAGAAAAGCGGACTCCTCCCTGGAGATTTGATGATCTCGATCGATGGAGTGAAGCTGGACGAGGTATCCAAGGTGGCTAGGCTGGTGGAGCGTGCAGGCAAAGCCCGCGAACCGCTGACCATTGTGTTCAAACGCGGCGGCAAAGAGCATACAGCCAAGCTGACGCCGGCCTACGACCGCAATGACAAAGTATGGCGGCTAGGGCTGTATATCCGCGATTCTGCTGCGGGTGTAGGCACCTTAACCTTCTATGCGCCGGAGCAGGGAGTATATGGCGCACTTGGTCATGTCATCACTGACATGAACACCGGTACACCTATCGTTGTCGGCAGTGGACACATTGTGCAATCCAGCGTAACCTCTATTTCCAAAAGCCAGGACGGCGATCCCGGCGAGAAGCGGGCAAGCTTTTATAAAGAGAGCCAGGTTCTGGGGAATGTGGAAAGCAATACGGATTTCGGAATCTTCGGCAAAATGACCCGCAACCCGGAACACAGCCTCTACCAGAAGCCGATTCCGGTTGCCATGAGCGATGAAGTGAAGGAAGGTCCGGCGCAAATACTGACGGTTGTTGACGGGCAGCGGGTGGAACGTTTCGACGTAGACATTATTCATGTAGCTCATCAGGATACACCGGCGACCAAAGGGATGGTGCTGCGTATTACGGACCCCCGTCTGATCGATAAGACCGGCGGCATTGTCCAGGGCATGAGCGGCAGTCCGATTGTTCAGAATGGCCGTTTGATCGGTGCGGTAACCCATGTATTTGTCAATGATCCCAAGTCCGGGTATGGCTGTTTTATCGAATGGATGCTTAGGGATTCCGGCGTGGTCGGGCAACAGCATATCTTCCCCTATAATCTTAAGGCGGTTTAG
- the recN gene encoding DNA repair protein RecN, which translates to MLETLSIRNLAVVEAVDVHFYPGFHVLTGETGAGKSIIIDALGLVVGGRGSADSIRYGTDKAEMEALFSLPVSHPVWETLERLGITADPEEHLIIRREITSQGKSTSRVNGQMVNLSMLREIGEQLVNIHGQHEHQNLLKAERHLGLLDTYGEAVIGPLKADYQEKYTAFAKVEKELRELQETSQKAYQMLDLYRFQLEEISSAGLKPGEDELLAEERVKLSHSEKMMDSVSGAYELLYDRQGLESIGNVISRLEDAVRYDEKGLKGVLDQLQSSYYQLEDAAFQLRDYREEIEFNPARLEDIENRLDLISGLRRKYGESVEQILAYYEQISHETDLLENKDEYIEKLTVKRDGLLSILMQAAEALSQARRQCAAELATQVEGELKDLQMERTSLQVKMDILEDPRGVEYQDRRYRLTRQGIDSAEFMISPNPGEPLRPLGKIASGGELSRLMLAMKSIFARHDAIPVLIFDEVDTGVSGRAAQSIADKLYKLSSTCQVFSITHLPQVACMADHQYLIRKKVEDGRTMTEVESLTAEGRVMELARMLGGVEITEKTLHHAQEMLGLAEASKAAAG; encoded by the coding sequence GTGTTAGAAACGTTGTCGATCCGCAATCTTGCCGTGGTTGAAGCGGTGGATGTGCATTTTTATCCCGGTTTTCATGTGCTTACAGGGGAAACCGGTGCAGGCAAATCAATTATTATTGATGCTCTTGGGCTGGTAGTCGGAGGCCGGGGCTCAGCAGATTCCATCCGTTATGGTACGGACAAAGCCGAGATGGAAGCGCTCTTCAGTCTGCCCGTTTCGCATCCGGTATGGGAGACACTGGAGCGCCTTGGCATCACGGCAGATCCGGAGGAGCATCTGATTATCCGCCGTGAGATCACCTCCCAGGGCAAAAGCACGTCCCGCGTCAACGGGCAAATGGTCAATCTCAGCATGCTGCGGGAAATCGGCGAGCAGCTGGTGAATATTCATGGCCAGCATGAACATCAGAATCTGCTGAAGGCAGAGCGGCACCTGGGCTTGCTGGATACTTACGGCGAAGCTGTGATTGGTCCGCTCAAGGCCGATTATCAAGAGAAATATACCGCGTTTGCCAAGGTGGAAAAAGAACTCCGCGAGCTGCAGGAAACGAGCCAAAAGGCTTATCAAATGCTGGATTTATACCGCTTCCAACTAGAGGAAATTTCTTCTGCAGGACTAAAACCGGGCGAAGATGAATTACTTGCCGAAGAAAGGGTCAAACTATCCCACAGCGAGAAAATGATGGATTCCGTATCCGGCGCATACGAGCTGCTCTATGACAGACAGGGGCTGGAATCCATCGGCAATGTAATTTCCCGGCTGGAGGATGCGGTGCGATATGACGAAAAAGGTCTGAAAGGCGTGCTCGACCAGCTGCAGTCCTCGTATTACCAGCTGGAGGATGCCGCATTTCAGCTTCGCGATTACCGTGAGGAGATTGAATTCAACCCGGCCAGGCTGGAGGATATTGAGAACCGTCTGGACCTGATTTCCGGGCTTCGGCGCAAATATGGCGAGAGTGTAGAGCAGATCCTTGCTTATTATGAACAAATTAGCCATGAGACGGATTTGCTGGAGAATAAGGATGAATACATCGAGAAGCTGACGGTAAAACGCGATGGTCTGCTGAGCATTCTTATGCAAGCGGCAGAAGCGCTGAGCCAGGCCCGGCGGCAGTGTGCGGCTGAACTGGCCACTCAGGTAGAGGGTGAGCTGAAGGACCTGCAGATGGAACGGACCTCGCTTCAAGTCAAGATGGACATTCTTGAGGACCCGCGCGGCGTTGAATATCAGGACCGCCGTTACCGGCTGACCCGGCAGGGAATCGACAGTGCGGAGTTCATGATCTCCCCGAATCCCGGTGAGCCGCTGCGTCCGCTCGGCAAAATCGCCTCCGGCGGCGAGCTGTCGCGGCTTATGCTGGCGATGAAGAGCATTTTTGCCCGCCATGACGCGATCCCTGTTCTGATCTTCGATGAGGTGGATACCGGCGTCAGCGGACGGGCCGCCCAGTCGATTGCAGACAAGCTGTACAAGCTTTCGTCCACCTGTCAGGTGTTCTCCATTACCCACCTGCCGCAGGTGGCCTGCATGGCCGATCACCAGTACCTTATCCGTAAAAAGGTTGAAGACGGGCGAACGATGACTGAAGTGGAGTCACTGACCGCCGAAGGCCGGGTCATGGAGCTGGCCCGAATGCTGGGCGGTGTGGAAATAACCGAAAAAACCTTGCACCACGCACAGGAAATGCTCGGTCTGGCCGAGGCCAGCAAGGCGGCTGCAGGGTAA
- the ahrC gene encoding transcriptional regulator AhrC/ArgR: MKGHRHIKIREIITQQEIETQDDLVEALREAGFQVTQATVSRDIKELLLIKVPMDDGRYKYSLPTDQRYNPTQKLKRVLVDNFVHIDSSANLVVMKCLPGTANSVAALIDNIDWPQIMGTISGDDTILIICRQPEDSKDVISQIMGYIS, encoded by the coding sequence ATGAAAGGTCACAGACACATTAAGATACGTGAAATCATAACACAGCAGGAAATTGAGACACAGGATGATTTGGTCGAGGCGCTGCGCGAGGCTGGTTTTCAGGTCACCCAGGCCACCGTGTCACGGGATATTAAGGAGCTTTTACTTATTAAAGTCCCTATGGACGACGGCAGATATAAATATTCCCTTCCTACAGATCAGCGTTACAATCCGACCCAGAAGCTGAAGCGTGTGCTGGTGGACAATTTTGTGCATATTGATTCCTCCGCCAACCTTGTGGTCATGAAATGTCTCCCGGGGACTGCTAACTCTGTAGCTGCTCTGATCGACAATATTGATTGGCCGCAGATTATGGGCACCATTTCCGGTGATGATACGATCCTGATTATCTGCCGGCAGCCGGAAGACAGCAAAGACGTCATTTCGCAAATTATGGGATATATATCCTAG
- a CDS encoding TlyA family RNA methyltransferase: protein MEHPKERIDVLLVEQGFFESREKAKAAIMAGLVLADEERIEKAGMKVPRSAVLRVKGAVHPYVSRGGLKLEKALRQFGIDLNGRVMLDIGSSTGGFTDCALQNGASHVYAIDVGYNQLDWRLRKDERVSVMEQTNFRYMTPPDLQGPVPDFASIDVSFISLKIILPPLIALLERPADIAALIKPQFEAGREKVGKSGVVREPAVHKEVLVSVLGMASGLGYRLEGLTFSPITGGEGNIEFLAHWKLLPEAAETGASQPEPPKAEDFAALADTVIKEAAATFKVSNPGNSSKR, encoded by the coding sequence ATGGAACACCCTAAGGAACGGATCGATGTACTGTTAGTGGAACAAGGATTTTTTGAGAGCCGCGAGAAGGCCAAGGCGGCCATTATGGCCGGGCTGGTGCTTGCGGATGAGGAACGGATCGAGAAGGCAGGCATGAAGGTGCCGCGCAGCGCGGTTTTGAGGGTAAAAGGCGCTGTGCACCCTTATGTCAGCCGGGGCGGCCTGAAGCTGGAGAAGGCGCTGCGGCAGTTCGGCATTGATCTGAACGGGCGCGTGATGCTGGATATAGGCTCTTCTACAGGAGGCTTCACCGATTGCGCCCTCCAGAACGGAGCAAGCCATGTCTACGCGATTGATGTCGGCTACAACCAGCTGGACTGGAGACTGCGCAAGGATGAGCGGGTAAGCGTGATGGAGCAGACGAATTTCCGTTATATGACCCCGCCGGACTTGCAGGGGCCGGTTCCCGACTTTGCCAGCATTGATGTGTCTTTTATATCATTGAAGATTATTCTGCCGCCGCTTATCGCCCTGCTTGAACGTCCCGCCGATATCGCTGCACTGATCAAACCGCAGTTCGAAGCTGGGCGGGAAAAGGTGGGAAAGTCCGGTGTGGTCCGTGAACCTGCTGTCCACAAAGAGGTGCTGGTGAGTGTGCTTGGCATGGCTTCCGGGCTGGGCTACCGGCTGGAAGGCTTAACCTTCTCCCCGATTACCGGGGGTGAAGGGAACATCGAGTTTTTGGCGCACTGGAAGCTGCTTCCTGAAGCTGCGGAGACCGGCGCATCCCAGCCTGAACCGCCTAAGGCCGAAGATTTCGCGGCGCTCGCCGATACCGTGATTAAGGAAGCGGCAGCGACCTTTAAAGTCAGTAACCCTGGAAACTCATCGAAGCGATGA
- the dxs gene encoding 1-deoxy-D-xylulose-5-phosphate synthase, with translation MLLPQINDPQQLKALSVEELATLAEEIRRFLIEKLTVTGGHLGSNLGVVELTLALHYCYDSPRDKMIYDVGHQAYVHKILTGRQDRFDTLRKKDGLCGFVKRAESEHDVWEAGHSSTSLSAAMGMAVARDLKGEDNKVIAVIGDGALTGGMAFEALNHIGHERRKLMVILNDNEMSIAPNVGAMHNYLSKIRSDRHYLRAKDEVEGLLKKIPAIGGRLAKTAQNVKDSLKYMMVPGVLFEELGFTYLGPVDGHDVEKLIDTFHQADNVSGPVFVHVLTTKGKGYKPAETDFYKSHAISPYKIESGQSLKAVGNPMYTEVFGETLIELGREDKRLIAVTPAMPGGSGLFPFAKEFPDRMIDVGIAEQHAATLCAALAMEGMKPVYAVYSTFMQRAYDQIVHDICRHNANVMFAIDRAGFVGADGETHQGVYDIAFMRHIPNMVMMMPKDENELRHMMKTALEYNDGPIAYRYPRIDGTGVALDAELKSLPIGSWERLRSGDDYAVLACGPMVQVAEEAAELLKREGIQVGVVNARFLKPLDSSMLLDLAHAGTGMIVLEEACEAGSLGSAVLEYYAEHEIYDARVHLMGVPDIFVEHGSIKEQRQQTGLTVEAVISRVKAMKASSAFAYKTTSTS, from the coding sequence GTGCTGCTTCCACAAATAAATGATCCTCAGCAACTTAAAGCTTTGTCAGTCGAGGAGCTGGCTACCCTTGCGGAGGAGATCCGCCGGTTTCTGATCGAAAAGCTTACGGTTACCGGCGGGCACCTCGGCTCCAATCTGGGGGTAGTGGAGCTCACGCTGGCCCTGCACTACTGTTATGACAGTCCCCGGGACAAAATGATATACGACGTAGGGCATCAGGCATATGTCCACAAAATCCTTACCGGCCGCCAGGACCGTTTTGACACACTGCGCAAGAAGGACGGGTTGTGCGGTTTTGTGAAACGTGCGGAGAGCGAGCATGATGTCTGGGAAGCCGGACACAGCAGCACCTCCCTGTCTGCGGCCATGGGAATGGCGGTGGCCCGTGATCTCAAAGGCGAAGACAACAAGGTTATCGCTGTAATCGGGGACGGAGCGCTTACCGGCGGGATGGCGTTTGAAGCGCTTAACCATATCGGCCATGAACGCCGCAAGCTGATGGTTATCCTCAATGATAACGAAATGTCCATCGCTCCGAACGTAGGGGCAATGCATAATTATCTGAGCAAAATCCGCTCGGACCGCCATTATCTGCGCGCCAAGGATGAAGTGGAGGGGCTGCTCAAGAAGATTCCGGCCATCGGCGGAAGACTCGCCAAGACAGCACAGAATGTAAAGGACAGCCTCAAATATATGATGGTGCCCGGTGTGCTGTTCGAAGAGCTTGGCTTTACTTACCTTGGCCCGGTTGACGGCCATGACGTAGAGAAGCTGATCGATACCTTCCATCAGGCGGATAATGTGTCCGGACCTGTATTTGTGCATGTTCTGACTACCAAAGGCAAAGGGTATAAACCGGCTGAAACCGATTTCTATAAGTCACATGCCATTTCACCCTACAAAATTGAGTCCGGCCAGTCTCTGAAGGCTGTCGGCAATCCGATGTACACCGAAGTGTTCGGCGAGACGCTGATTGAGCTGGGCCGTGAGGACAAACGGCTGATCGCCGTTACACCGGCAATGCCCGGCGGATCAGGCTTGTTCCCGTTCGCTAAGGAGTTTCCCGACCGGATGATCGATGTCGGCATTGCTGAGCAGCATGCGGCAACGCTCTGCGCAGCGCTGGCCATGGAGGGAATGAAGCCGGTCTATGCCGTCTACTCCACCTTTATGCAGCGGGCATACGATCAGATTGTGCATGATATTTGCCGCCATAATGCTAATGTCATGTTCGCCATAGACCGTGCAGGCTTTGTGGGTGCTGACGGTGAAACGCATCAAGGGGTATACGATATTGCTTTTATGCGCCACATCCCGAATATGGTAATGATGATGCCGAAGGATGAGAATGAGCTGCGCCACATGATGAAGACGGCGCTTGAATATAATGACGGGCCGATTGCCTACCGGTATCCGCGCATTGACGGCACTGGCGTGGCACTGGACGCCGAGCTGAAATCCCTGCCTATCGGCTCCTGGGAGCGGCTGCGTTCAGGCGATGATTACGCTGTGCTGGCCTGCGGGCCGATGGTTCAGGTGGCTGAAGAAGCGGCGGAGCTGCTGAAGCGTGAAGGCATTCAGGTAGGGGTTGTCAACGCCCGGTTCCTGAAGCCGCTGGACAGCTCCATGCTGCTGGACCTGGCCCATGCGGGAACAGGGATGATTGTGCTGGAGGAAGCCTGTGAGGCCGGAAGTTTGGGCAGCGCAGTGCTTGAATATTATGCGGAGCATGAAATTTATGACGCCAGGGTCCATTTGATGGGCGTGCCGGATATCTTTGTGGAGCATGGCTCGATCAAAGAGCAGCGCCAGCAAACCGGACTGACCGTTGAAGCGGTAATCAGCCGCGTCAAAGCGATGAAGGCATCGAGCGCTTTTGCCTACAAGACGACTTCAACCTCCTGA
- a CDS encoding farnesyl diphosphate synthase yields MSPFDPKQETEPAGTSLRQPLNEYIAEISSLVMSELEAALPGDWSVPGNLKDAMNYSLQAGGKRLRPLLVIAACEALGGSRQAALPVAAAIEMVHTYSLIHDDLPAMDNDDYRRGKLTNHKVYGEATAILAGDALLTHAFYSVVQASRKHGVPAEHALSVVEDLAEMAGPRGMVGGQIADMEGEQGLTNLEQLQYIHRHKTGDLIIFSLVAGGRIAGADSRQLEALRDFGTHIGLAFQIQDDILDLVGDEGKLGKKTGSDLKQQKVTYPYFIGLDASRDEVKRLTEAARSAVLEGGFQDNTRLLDIADYLMKRDH; encoded by the coding sequence ATGAGCCCGTTTGATCCGAAGCAGGAAACGGAGCCTGCCGGGACATCTTTGCGTCAGCCGCTGAACGAATATATAGCGGAGATCAGCAGCCTGGTCATGAGTGAGCTGGAGGCGGCCTTGCCCGGAGATTGGAGCGTTCCCGGCAACCTTAAGGACGCGATGAACTACTCGCTGCAGGCGGGCGGCAAACGTCTGCGCCCGCTGCTGGTCATCGCCGCCTGCGAAGCGCTGGGCGGCAGCCGCCAGGCGGCGCTGCCGGTAGCGGCTGCCATTGAAATGGTACATACCTACTCGCTGATCCACGATGATCTGCCCGCTATGGATAATGATGATTACCGGCGCGGCAAACTTACCAATCACAAGGTATACGGCGAGGCTACGGCCATACTGGCCGGAGATGCGCTGCTCACCCATGCGTTCTACAGTGTTGTTCAGGCTTCGCGGAAGCATGGCGTGCCCGCAGAACACGCGCTCTCCGTGGTGGAGGACCTGGCGGAAATGGCAGGCCCGAGAGGGATGGTCGGCGGGCAGATCGCCGATATGGAAGGCGAGCAGGGACTTACCAATCTGGAGCAGCTTCAATACATCCACCGCCACAAGACGGGGGATCTGATTATTTTCTCCCTGGTGGCCGGGGGACGTATTGCCGGGGCGGACAGCAGGCAGCTGGAGGCGCTGCGCGATTTCGGTACGCATATCGGCCTGGCCTTTCAGATTCAGGATGATATCCTGGATCTGGTCGGGGACGAAGGCAAGCTCGGCAAAAAAACAGGCAGCGACCTCAAGCAGCAAAAGGTCACTTACCCGTATTTTATCGGGCTGGACGCCTCCCGCGATGAGGTGAAGCGGCTGACGGAAGCTGCCCGCAGCGCTGTCCTTGAAGGCGGTTTTCAGGACAATACGCGTTTGTTAGACATTGCGGACTACCTGATGAAGCGAGATCATTAG
- the xseB gene encoding exodeoxyribonuclease VII small subunit, producing the protein MAKEAELELDFEGAMERLEEIVRELEHGDVPLEKAIDLFQQGMKLSQLCGSKLEQVERKIEMITEMDGELRKKPFGARLEGDSDEPV; encoded by the coding sequence ATGGCGAAGGAAGCTGAATTGGAATTGGATTTTGAAGGAGCTATGGAGCGGCTGGAAGAAATCGTGCGGGAGCTGGAGCACGGCGACGTTCCCCTGGAGAAGGCAATCGATTTGTTTCAGCAGGGCATGAAGCTCTCCCAGCTGTGCGGGAGCAAGCTGGAACAGGTAGAACGCAAAATCGAAATGATCACCGAGATGGACGGCGAGCTGCGCAAGAAACCGTTCGGTGCCCGGCTGGAAGGTGACAGTGATGAGCCCGTTTGA
- the xseA gene encoding exodeoxyribonuclease VII large subunit, with amino-acid sequence MAAERQVYSIKELNRYIRMKLDSDVVLSDVWVRGEISNFTHHGSGHMYFTLKDESSRIKSIMFASHNQRLPFVPKEGTKVIARGNVTVYERDGQYQFYATHMQPDGIGSLYLAYEQLKNKLELEGLFAAARKRPLPRFPRCIGVVTSPTGAAVRDIIITLQRRFPQVAVVLYPVLVQGKGAGPSIVKAIENLNAMGEADVLIVGRGGGSLEELWAFNEEAVARAIAASGIPVISAVGHETDFTIADFAADLRAATPTAAAELAVPHAAELAAQLRTAQQRLHQGLLRRSQRGGERLASLQRSLALVGPRRQLAQHTQRLDMLRAGLLRAARDRHGRAREQRAVLHHSLQRFHPQASVSAARRRTESITRELAGAMQVRLQEKRSRFAAELRHLDALSPLKVMSRGYSLVYDEKEEHLIKSLKEVELGDVVNIKLNDGQLSCQVWGMKEDGITNGEGS; translated from the coding sequence ATGGCGGCAGAACGGCAGGTCTACTCGATAAAGGAGCTTAACCGTTATATCCGCATGAAGCTGGATTCGGATGTGGTACTCTCCGATGTATGGGTTCGCGGGGAAATCTCCAATTTCACCCACCATGGCAGCGGTCATATGTATTTTACGCTGAAGGATGAGAGCAGCCGGATCAAGTCGATCATGTTCGCCTCGCATAACCAGCGGCTGCCTTTTGTTCCGAAGGAAGGCACGAAGGTCATCGCCAGAGGCAATGTGACCGTCTACGAACGGGACGGGCAGTACCAGTTCTATGCTACGCATATGCAGCCTGACGGAATAGGCAGCCTGTACCTGGCGTATGAACAGCTGAAGAACAAGCTGGAGCTGGAAGGGCTGTTCGCGGCGGCGCGCAAGCGGCCGCTTCCGCGGTTCCCGCGCTGCATCGGGGTCGTCACCTCCCCGACCGGCGCGGCGGTGCGTGATATTATCATCACGCTGCAGCGGCGGTTTCCGCAGGTGGCGGTGGTGCTGTATCCTGTCCTGGTGCAAGGCAAAGGTGCAGGGCCGTCCATTGTGAAGGCCATTGAGAATCTGAACGCGATGGGCGAAGCCGATGTGCTTATCGTCGGCCGCGGAGGCGGCTCCCTGGAGGAGCTGTGGGCCTTCAACGAGGAGGCCGTCGCCCGGGCGATCGCGGCCTCCGGAATCCCGGTCATCTCGGCCGTGGGCCACGAGACCGACTTCACGATCGCCGACTTCGCCGCCGATCTTCGGGCGGCGACCCCGACGGCGGCGGCCGAGCTGGCCGTGCCGCACGCCGCCGAGCTGGCGGCGCAGCTCCGCACGGCGCAGCAGCGCCTGCACCAAGGGCTGCTGCGCCGCTCGCAGCGCGGGGGCGAGCGCCTGGCCTCGCTGCAGCGCTCGCTGGCGCTGGTCGGCCCGCGCCGCCAGCTGGCCCAGCACACGCAGCGGCTGGACATGCTGCGCGCCGGGCTGCTCCGCGCAGCGAGGGACCGGCACGGCCGCGCGCGGGAGCAGCGGGCCGTGCTGCACCACAGCCTGCAGCGCTTCCACCCGCAGGCGAGTGTCAGCGCTGCGCGGCGGCGCACCGAGAGCATCACCCGCGAACTCGCGGGTGCCATGCAGGTGCGCCTGCAGGAGAAGCGCTCGCGCTTCGCCGCCGAGCTGCGCCATCTCGATGCGCTCAGCCCGCTTAAGGTCATGTCGCGGGGCTACAGCCTCGTCTACGATGAGAAGGAAGAGCATTTAATCAAATCGCTGAAGGAAGTAGAACTCGGCGATGTGGTCAACATCAAGCTGAATGACGGACAGCTAAGCTGCCAGGTGTGGGGAATGAAGGAGGATGGCATAACGAATGGCGAAGGAAGCTGA
- the folD gene encoding bifunctional methylenetetrahydrofolate dehydrogenase/methenyltetrahydrofolate cyclohydrolase FolD translates to MTAAIISGKQVSDEIRIDIAREVAQLAERGVKPGLAVVLVGEDPASQVYVRNKEKSSTELGFHSEVHRLDAATSQEDLLALVAELNRRDEIDGILVQLPLPKHIDEKAVINAIAVEKDVDGFHPINVGNLVIGDDSLLPCTPAGVIELIKRTGTGMSGKHAVVIGRSNIVGKPVSLLLQRENATVTMCHSRTANIAELSRQADILVVAIGRANFIDGSFVKPGAVVIDVGMNRLDNGKLAGDVDYESAKEVAGYITPVPGGVGPMTITMLMGNTLIAAKRRRGLEKE, encoded by the coding sequence ATGACAGCAGCAATCATCAGCGGTAAACAAGTATCTGACGAAATTCGTATCGACATTGCCCGGGAAGTTGCCCAACTGGCCGAACGGGGTGTAAAGCCTGGGCTTGCTGTTGTGCTGGTCGGTGAAGATCCGGCTTCTCAGGTCTATGTGCGCAACAAAGAGAAATCCAGTACTGAGCTCGGGTTCCATTCCGAAGTGCACAGACTGGATGCTGCAACTAGCCAGGAGGATTTGCTGGCGCTCGTGGCCGAACTGAACCGCCGGGATGAAATTGATGGAATCCTGGTTCAGCTACCGCTTCCGAAGCACATTGACGAGAAGGCTGTAATTAATGCCATTGCTGTAGAAAAAGATGTGGACGGCTTCCATCCGATCAATGTGGGGAACCTGGTCATCGGGGATGACAGTCTACTGCCCTGCACGCCTGCAGGTGTCATCGAGCTGATCAAACGCACAGGTACCGGTATGTCCGGCAAGCACGCAGTCGTTATCGGACGCAGCAACATTGTCGGCAAACCGGTATCTCTGCTGCTCCAGCGCGAAAACGCAACAGTGACTATGTGTCATTCACGGACCGCAAATATCGCCGAGCTTAGCCGCCAGGCGGATATTCTGGTGGTGGCGATTGGCCGGGCCAACTTTATTGACGGCTCTTTTGTGAAGCCGGGCGCGGTGGTGATCGATGTCGGAATGAACCGCCTCGATAACGGCAAGCTGGCCGGGGACGTGGATTATGAAAGCGCGAAGGAAGTTGCCGGATATATCACCCCTGTACCGGGTGGCGTCGGACCGATGACTATTACCATGCTGATGGGCAACACGCTGATTGCCGCCAAACGCCGCCGCGGCCTGGAAAAGGAATAG